The Alteriqipengyuania halimionae genome contains a region encoding:
- a CDS encoding bifunctional alpha/beta hydrolase/OsmC family protein: MPREKLTFPSAAGHTLTGTLELPAGRIRGAAVFAHCFTCSQNSKGATYIARALARRGIATLKFDFTGLGGSEGEFGDSGFLGDVADVESAAREMAKRFETKVLLVGHSLGGAAVLAAGATLECVYAIATVNAPSDVPHALDRIDGDLDAIESDGKGTVTIGGRPFTISRDFIDHTREADLGPKIDQVRVPLIVLHSPTDTIVGIEHAKAIFERAHHPKSFVGLEGANHLMTDQRDADFASEMIAGWAARFMPDAPIDRPEKGVVARTGHGKWGTEILTPLHDFVADEPRRDGGDEMGPTPYDLLLAGLGSCTAMTIKFYAEREGLPFEGVEVDLWHERDHARDCDHCEGESRVQAIHRTLRFAGDLPVEVLDKLTEVADKCPVHRTLEGHLHIHTERAE; the protein is encoded by the coding sequence ATGCCACGCGAAAAACTGACCTTCCCCTCCGCCGCCGGACACACGCTGACCGGCACGCTCGAACTGCCCGCCGGCCGCATCCGCGGCGCCGCGGTGTTCGCGCATTGCTTCACCTGCAGCCAGAATTCCAAGGGCGCGACCTATATTGCGCGCGCCCTCGCCCGGCGCGGGATCGCCACGCTCAAATTCGATTTCACCGGTCTCGGCGGGAGCGAAGGCGAATTCGGCGATAGCGGGTTTCTGGGCGACGTCGCCGATGTCGAAAGCGCGGCGCGCGAAATGGCCAAACGGTTCGAGACGAAAGTCCTGCTGGTCGGCCACAGCCTGGGCGGCGCCGCAGTGCTGGCCGCCGGCGCGACGCTCGAATGCGTCTATGCCATCGCCACGGTCAACGCCCCCTCCGACGTGCCCCACGCGCTCGACCGGATCGACGGCGATCTCGATGCGATCGAAAGCGACGGCAAAGGCACGGTCACGATCGGCGGGCGCCCCTTCACCATCAGCAGAGACTTCATCGACCACACGCGCGAAGCCGATCTCGGCCCCAAGATCGATCAGGTGCGCGTGCCCCTGATCGTGCTCCATTCGCCCACCGACACGATTGTCGGCATCGAGCATGCGAAGGCCATCTTCGAACGCGCGCACCATCCCAAGAGCTTCGTCGGGCTCGAGGGAGCGAACCATCTGATGACCGACCAGCGCGATGCCGATTTCGCCAGCGAGATGATCGCCGGATGGGCGGCGCGCTTCATGCCCGATGCACCGATCGACCGCCCGGAGAAAGGGGTCGTCGCACGCACCGGCCATGGCAAATGGGGCACCGAAATCCTGACCCCGCTGCACGATTTCGTCGCCGACGAACCGCGCCGCGATGGTGGGGACGAGATGGGGCCGACACCCTACGACCTGCTGCTTGCCGGGCTCGGCAGTTGCACCGCGATGACGATCAAGTTCTACGCCGAGCGCGAAGGCCTGCCCTTCGAAGGCGTCGAAGTCGATCTGTGGCACGAGCGCGACCACGCCAGGGATTGCGACCATTGCGAGGGCGAGTCGCGCGTCCAGGCGATCCACCGCACGCTGCGCTTCGCCGGTGACCTGCCGGTCGAAGTCCTCGACAAGCTGACCGAGGTGGCCGACAAGTGTCCCGTCCATCGCACCCTCGAAGGCCACCTGCATATCCATACGGAGAGAGCCGAATGA
- the dcd gene encoding dCTP deaminase: protein MAILSDKWIREQAQEHGMIEPFVEAQRRDGCISYGLSSYGYDARVAPEFKIFTNVDSAVVDPKNFAANSFVDRETDVCVIPPNSFALARTVEYFRVPEDVLVICLGKSTYARCGIIVNVTPLEPGWEGHVTLEFSNTTPLPAKIYANEGACQFLFLQGNEPCETSYKDRAGKYMGQRGVTLPKL, encoded by the coding sequence ATGGCGATTCTTTCCGACAAGTGGATCCGCGAGCAGGCGCAGGAACACGGCATGATTGAGCCGTTCGTCGAGGCCCAGCGCCGCGACGGCTGCATTTCCTACGGCCTCAGCTCCTACGGCTACGACGCCCGCGTCGCACCCGAATTCAAGATTTTCACCAATGTCGACAGCGCGGTGGTGGACCCGAAGAATTTCGCCGCCAACAGCTTCGTCGATCGCGAAACCGATGTCTGCGTGATCCCGCCCAATTCCTTCGCGCTGGCCCGCACGGTCGAATATTTCCGCGTGCCCGAAGACGTGCTGGTGATCTGCCTCGGCAAGTCGACCTATGCGCGCTGCGGGATCATCGTGAACGTCACCCCGCTCGAGCCGGGCTGGGAAGGCCATGTGACATTGGAATTTTCCAACACCACGCCTCTGCCTGCCAAAATTTACGCCAATGAAGGCGCGTGCCAGTTCCTGTTCCTGCAAGGCAACGAGCCGTGCGAAACGAGCTACAAGGACCGCGCTGGCAAATATATGGGCCAGCGCGGCGTCACGCTGCCGAAACTCTGA
- a CDS encoding NAD-dependent epimerase/dehydratase family protein, producing the protein MRKVLITGSAGFIGFHLARHLLDEGFAVVGYDGMTDYYDVRLKQRRHQMLKQSEHFSAHEGMLEDFDKLHALMLAEKPDVIVHLAAQAGVRYSLENPRAYLDSNLVGTFNVMECARELGVDHLLMASTSSVYGANEEMPFSELQKTDTPLTFYAATKKATEAMGHSYAHLWNLPTTMFRFFTVYGPWGRPDMALFKFTKGILNGEPIDIYNHGKMFRDFTYVTDLVHGIRLLIDNPPVRPESRDDIPEWDSLSPAAPYRVVNIGNNDKVRLEDFVDAIEAECGVEAKRNYMDMQTGDVPATWADATLLENLTDYRPNTDVREGIKRFIVWYREYYEV; encoded by the coding sequence ATGCGCAAGGTCCTCATCACCGGCTCGGCCGGCTTCATCGGCTTCCATCTCGCCCGCCATTTGCTCGACGAAGGGTTCGCCGTCGTCGGTTATGACGGGATGACGGATTATTACGACGTCCGCCTCAAGCAGCGGCGCCACCAGATGCTCAAGCAGTCCGAGCATTTCAGCGCGCATGAAGGCATGCTCGAGGATTTCGACAAACTCCACGCGCTGATGCTGGCCGAAAAGCCCGACGTGATCGTCCACCTCGCCGCGCAGGCGGGGGTCCGGTACAGCCTCGAAAACCCGCGCGCCTATCTCGATTCCAACCTCGTCGGCACGTTCAACGTGATGGAATGCGCGCGCGAGCTGGGCGTCGATCACCTGCTGATGGCCTCGACCAGCTCGGTCTATGGCGCGAACGAGGAGATGCCGTTCTCCGAATTGCAGAAGACCGACACCCCCCTCACCTTCTACGCCGCGACCAAGAAGGCGACCGAGGCGATGGGCCATTCCTACGCCCATTTGTGGAACCTGCCGACCACCATGTTCCGGTTCTTCACCGTCTACGGGCCGTGGGGCCGCCCCGACATGGCGTTGTTCAAGTTCACCAAGGGGATCCTGAACGGCGAGCCGATCGACATCTACAATCACGGCAAGATGTTCCGCGATTTCACCTATGTCACCGATCTGGTCCACGGCATCCGGCTGCTGATCGACAACCCGCCGGTGCGTCCCGAAAGCAGGGACGATATTCCCGAATGGGATTCGCTCTCGCCCGCCGCGCCCTACCGGGTCGTCAATATCGGCAATAACGACAAGGTCCGGCTGGAGGATTTCGTCGACGCGATCGAGGCCGAATGCGGCGTCGAGGCCAAGCGCAATTACATGGACATGCAGACCGGCGACGTGCCCGCGACCTGGGCCGACGCGACACTGCTCGAAAACCTCACCGACTATCGACCGAACACCGATGTTCGGGAGGGAATCAAGCGCTTCATTGTCTGGTATCGCGAGTATTACGAGGTCTGA
- a CDS encoding nucleotide sugar dehydrogenase — protein sequence MALSVTVIGLGYVGLPLAVALAKHFDTTGFDVDTRRIAELRDGHDRTDEIESERLSASTLSLTDQADECPPSDFYIVTVPTPIDAERKPDLSLVEAASRTVGDMLSGAIAAGKAPIVVYESTVYPGVTEELCGPILEQRSGAVCGRDFFLGYSPERINPGDREHTIERITKVVSGQTPEVLDKVADLYGAVTSGGTFRAASIKAAEAAKVIENAQRDINIAFMNEIAQIFGKMDLSVWDVLAAARTKWNFLPFTPGLVGGHCIGVDPYYLAHRAEELGHDPRVILSGRGINDSMAEFVAERLHKARGGKAGSALVLGLTFKEDVPDLRNSKVADLVAALDRLGHDVTVHDPLASASEAEHEYGLTLDADALDRRYDCVLLAVPHRVYRDMGSEALRTLLAEGGTLADLKGVLGEQADWTL from the coding sequence GTGGCACTTTCGGTAACGGTGATCGGGCTCGGCTATGTCGGGCTGCCGCTAGCGGTCGCGCTGGCGAAGCATTTCGATACGACCGGGTTCGATGTCGATACGCGCCGCATCGCCGAACTGCGCGACGGGCACGATCGCACCGACGAGATCGAGAGCGAACGGCTGTCCGCCAGCACGCTCTCGCTGACCGACCAGGCGGATGAATGCCCGCCGTCCGATTTCTACATCGTCACCGTGCCGACGCCGATCGATGCGGAGCGCAAGCCCGACCTTTCGCTGGTCGAGGCCGCCAGCCGCACGGTGGGCGACATGCTCTCAGGCGCGATCGCGGCGGGCAAGGCGCCGATCGTGGTCTATGAAAGCACCGTTTATCCCGGCGTCACCGAGGAATTGTGCGGCCCGATCCTCGAACAGCGATCGGGCGCGGTGTGCGGCAGGGACTTCTTCCTCGGCTACAGCCCCGAACGGATCAATCCGGGCGACCGCGAACATACGATCGAGCGGATCACCAAGGTCGTCTCGGGCCAGACGCCCGAAGTGCTCGACAAGGTGGCCGACCTCTATGGCGCGGTGACCAGCGGCGGCACGTTCCGCGCGGCCAGCATCAAGGCCGCCGAAGCCGCCAAGGTGATCGAGAACGCCCAGCGCGACATCAACATCGCCTTCATGAACGAGATCGCGCAGATCTTCGGCAAGATGGACCTGTCGGTGTGGGATGTCCTTGCCGCCGCGCGCACCAAGTGGAACTTCCTCCCCTTCACGCCCGGCCTGGTCGGCGGGCACTGCATCGGGGTGGATCCCTATTACCTCGCCCACCGGGCCGAGGAGCTCGGTCATGATCCGCGGGTGATCCTGTCGGGGCGCGGGATCAACGATTCTATGGCCGAGTTCGTCGCCGAGCGGCTGCACAAGGCGCGTGGCGGAAAAGCCGGCAGCGCGCTGGTGCTGGGCCTGACCTTCAAGGAGGACGTGCCCGACCTGCGCAATTCGAAAGTCGCCGACCTCGTCGCCGCGCTCGACCGGCTGGGCCACGACGTAACCGTGCACGATCCGCTCGCCAGCGCATCCGAAGCCGAGCACGAATACGGCCTCACGCTCGATGCGGATGCGCTCGATCGCCGCTACGACTGCGTTCTCCTCGCGGTGCCGCATCGCGTCTATCGCGACATGGGCAGCGAAGCGCTGCGCACGCTGCTGGCAGAGGGCGGCACGCTGGCCGATCTCAAGGGAGTGCTTGGCGAGCAGGCCGACTGGACCTTATAG
- a CDS encoding EF-hand domain-containing protein — MSYRFAFAALALGAVAWSPAAAQDGGEPISRASFITTMDANFAALDGNGDGQVTAQEAMEAQRRATYDEALRQNQQIFGQLDRDGNGMLTAQEFAGLVNPQSIPADPAPLLQQFDVNGDGTITLVEYRTRTQANFDAIDTDRDGVVTPMEMQAAGIVPK; from the coding sequence ATGTCCTATCGCTTCGCTTTCGCGGCGCTCGCCCTGGGCGCGGTCGCATGGTCGCCAGCCGCCGCACAGGATGGCGGGGAGCCGATCAGCCGCGCCAGCTTCATCACCACGATGGATGCCAATTTCGCCGCGCTCGACGGCAATGGCGACGGGCAGGTGACCGCGCAGGAAGCGATGGAGGCCCAGCGCCGCGCGACCTACGACGAAGCCCTGCGGCAGAACCAGCAGATCTTCGGCCAGCTCGATCGCGATGGCAACGGCATGCTGACCGCGCAGGAATTCGCCGGGCTGGTCAATCCCCAGTCGATTCCCGCCGATCCCGCACCTTTGCTCCAGCAATTCGACGTCAATGGCGACGGCACGATCACGCTGGTCGAATACCGCACGCGGACCCAGGCCAATTTCGACGCGATCGATACCGATCGCGACGGGGTGGTCACCCCGATGGAAATGCAGGCCGCCGGGATCGTCCCGAAATAA
- a CDS encoding tetratricopeptide repeat protein — protein MARRREILATIAALFAVQLPVAAQDLAWQSPAPLVAQIGAERDGEFGDGARALFEDCAAQGYQGSSEHCRALLVEIFAVAHRRDFAASAEWAARRLHDQYYIIERDPDDPAIYLEFAAREMATFDLALTRPLFEAISQRRFREDADPLAELVRLDELAAAEFRLGRPPSERLLLEGALELSRRHDGESSDRYRDLASRALRADALMTAPEAVGRCEAIDARLDPGDVYAIHEAVSCLILDAQLGRMREATEDLRSVALETSAAGASAAASADLQFHLGRVLMLQERWPDAEAPLRAALDLLRPEGMGADYFQDRGASQPAKRAADFLKLALELQGKQGIRTSNSYGGIDRRLGLFFGIEELRWSAQDWAAKAERLQEKIDSGALQWEGGVWRSLRSRYNRAKADIGQLRGSEDPLFGYYAVKDAEAGELYLTEGYRREHDPAYIERYITPEFEKGARLIAAGMAPTQLEYADGLHAAAIHWARQDRDPGRAYGLCTLAMGGVRESVAAEREFDAVTQRRLKQAAPIFADCIGVMWNARASEDTAAQDAR, from the coding sequence ATGGCCCGACGCAGGGAGATCCTCGCTACGATCGCCGCCCTGTTCGCGGTTCAGCTTCCGGTCGCTGCGCAAGACCTTGCCTGGCAATCCCCCGCCCCGCTCGTCGCACAGATTGGCGCCGAACGCGATGGCGAGTTTGGCGATGGAGCACGCGCCCTGTTCGAAGACTGCGCGGCGCAAGGGTATCAGGGCAGCAGCGAGCACTGCCGCGCGCTGCTGGTCGAGATCTTTGCAGTCGCGCATCGCCGTGACTTTGCCGCATCGGCCGAATGGGCCGCGCGGCGGCTGCACGACCAGTATTACATCATCGAGCGCGATCCTGATGACCCCGCAATCTATCTCGAATTCGCGGCCCGCGAGATGGCGACCTTCGACCTCGCGCTGACCCGCCCGCTGTTCGAGGCGATAAGCCAGCGCCGATTTCGCGAGGATGCCGATCCGCTGGCGGAGCTTGTCCGACTGGATGAACTCGCGGCGGCGGAATTCAGGCTTGGTCGACCGCCTTCGGAACGCCTTTTGCTGGAAGGTGCGCTGGAACTTTCGCGCCGGCACGATGGAGAGAGCTCGGACCGCTACCGCGACCTCGCGTCACGGGCCTTGCGCGCCGATGCCCTGATGACCGCGCCCGAAGCCGTCGGGCGCTGCGAAGCGATCGATGCGCGGCTCGACCCGGGCGATGTCTACGCCATCCACGAGGCCGTGAGCTGCTTGATCCTGGACGCCCAGCTTGGACGGATGCGGGAAGCGACCGAGGATCTGCGCTCGGTGGCGCTGGAAACCAGCGCGGCGGGAGCGAGCGCTGCGGCGAGCGCCGATCTCCAGTTTCATCTGGGACGTGTTCTGATGCTGCAGGAACGCTGGCCCGATGCCGAAGCGCCACTGCGCGCGGCCCTGGATCTGCTTCGGCCGGAGGGAATGGGGGCGGACTATTTCCAGGATCGCGGAGCCTCGCAACCGGCCAAGCGTGCGGCCGATTTCCTCAAGCTGGCGCTCGAGCTGCAAGGCAAGCAAGGCATCCGCACGAGCAACAGCTATGGGGGCATCGATCGTCGCCTGGGCCTGTTTTTCGGGATCGAGGAGCTGCGCTGGTCTGCGCAGGACTGGGCCGCCAAAGCCGAACGTCTGCAGGAGAAGATCGATAGCGGCGCGCTGCAATGGGAAGGCGGCGTTTGGCGTTCGCTCCGGTCGCGCTACAATCGGGCCAAGGCCGACATCGGCCAGCTGCGTGGCAGCGAAGATCCGCTATTCGGTTATTACGCGGTCAAGGATGCGGAAGCTGGCGAACTCTACCTGACCGAAGGCTATCGTCGCGAACATGATCCCGCATATATCGAGCGTTACATCACGCCGGAATTCGAAAAAGGGGCGCGACTGATCGCAGCAGGCATGGCTCCGACGCAATTGGAATATGCCGACGGCCTCCATGCGGCAGCGATCCACTGGGCACGCCAGGATCGCGATCCCGGACGCGCCTACGGATTGTGCACGCTGGCGATGGGCGGGGTGCGCGAATCGGTTGCCGCAGAGCGTGAATTCGATGCGGTCACCCAGCGGCGTCTGAAACAGGCCGCGCCGATCTTTGCCGATTGCATCGGCGTGATGTGGAATGCGCGCGCCTCCGAAGATACCGCCGCGCAGGACGCGCGTTAA
- a CDS encoding DUF885 domain-containing protein, which yields MTMLRTAFTAAFTGASALALAACATTAEEPVSTAAAPLPEVATTEAGTAATSAHDDLFALFAEADERSLKLNPIGALFRGDMRYADRIGDYLDDEYFAASEADARRNLKELRAIDRAALNATDKLAYDVFEYNQTESIKGLTPEIIAVSVVRPVNHFAGFHTFYPTFASGQSAAPFKTVEDYENNLKRHDNYIDLTDKAIARFREGLESGVLETRLTIGNVIEQLDTQLAMPLDQSPLMGPVAMFPDSFSETEKARLTREYTAKTEEIYAAHSRLRDFLRDEYLPVARESVGLSQMKGGAALYRQMIESTTTLPLTPDYLHNLGLSEVARVKKGLEEIKAEVGFDGTLNEFFDYVRTDPKFKPKSREALTQSYYDVGKAVDAQIPRFFSLTPETPLEIKPYEPFREKFEAGGSYQGGAPDGSRPGTFYFNAYDLPSRLTTGNVTLYLHEGAPGHHFQISLAQENEDLPAFMRFGGNTAYAEGWALYAETLGYPMGLFDDPWARYGTLQDEQLRAMRLVVDTGLHAKGWSREQAIDFMLENSGMTRTEVVAEVERYIAIPSQALAYKVGALKIQELRAKAERALGDRFDIRDFHAQVLDTGALPLPVLERKIDAWIAGGGG from the coding sequence ATGACCATGCTTCGCACTGCTTTCACAGCGGCTTTCACCGGCGCTTCCGCCCTCGCGCTCGCCGCCTGTGCGACCACCGCCGAAGAGCCGGTCTCGACCGCCGCCGCACCATTGCCCGAGGTCGCCACGACCGAAGCGGGCACCGCCGCCACCAGCGCGCATGACGATCTGTTCGCGCTGTTTGCCGAAGCCGACGAGCGCAGCCTCAAGCTCAATCCGATCGGCGCGCTGTTTCGCGGCGACATGCGCTATGCCGACAGGATCGGCGATTATCTCGACGACGAATATTTCGCCGCTAGCGAGGCCGATGCGCGCCGCAATCTGAAAGAACTGCGCGCCATCGACCGCGCCGCGCTCAACGCGACCGACAAGCTCGCCTACGACGTGTTCGAATACAACCAGACCGAATCGATTAAGGGCCTGACGCCCGAGATCATCGCCGTTTCGGTGGTGCGCCCGGTGAACCATTTTGCCGGCTTCCACACCTTCTACCCGACCTTCGCCAGCGGGCAGAGCGCCGCGCCGTTCAAGACGGTCGAGGATTACGAAAACAACCTCAAGCGCCACGACAATTACATCGACCTGACCGACAAGGCGATCGCACGCTTTCGCGAGGGGTTGGAAAGCGGCGTGCTCGAAACCAGGCTGACGATCGGCAATGTGATCGAACAGCTCGACACCCAGCTTGCCATGCCGCTCGACCAGTCGCCGCTGATGGGCCCGGTCGCGATGTTCCCCGACAGCTTCTCCGAGACTGAAAAGGCGCGCCTAACCAGGGAGTACACGGCCAAGACGGAAGAGATCTACGCCGCACATTCGCGCCTGCGCGATTTCCTGCGAGACGAGTATCTCCCGGTGGCGCGCGAGAGTGTCGGCCTGTCGCAGATGAAGGGCGGTGCCGCGCTCTACCGGCAGATGATCGAAAGCACGACGACGCTGCCGCTGACCCCCGATTACCTCCACAATCTCGGCCTGTCCGAAGTCGCGCGGGTCAAAAAGGGCCTCGAAGAGATCAAGGCCGAAGTCGGCTTCGACGGTACGCTCAACGAATTTTTCGATTATGTCCGCACCGATCCCAAGTTCAAGCCGAAGAGCCGCGAGGCGCTGACGCAGAGCTATTACGATGTCGGCAAGGCGGTCGACGCGCAGATCCCGCGCTTCTTCTCGCTGACGCCCGAGACCCCGCTCGAGATCAAGCCTTACGAGCCGTTCCGCGAGAAGTTCGAGGCCGGCGGATCGTACCAGGGAGGCGCACCCGACGGATCGCGCCCCGGTACGTTCTATTTCAACGCTTACGATCTCCCCAGCCGCCTGACGACCGGCAATGTCACGCTTTACCTCCACGAAGGCGCGCCGGGGCATCACTTCCAGATCAGCCTTGCGCAGGAAAACGAGGACCTGCCCGCCTTCATGCGCTTCGGCGGCAACACCGCCTATGCCGAAGGCTGGGCGCTCTATGCCGAAACCCTGGGCTATCCGATGGGTCTCTTCGACGATCCCTGGGCGCGCTACGGCACGCTGCAGGACGAGCAATTGCGCGCAATGCGGCTGGTGGTCGACACCGGTTTGCACGCCAAGGGCTGGAGCCGCGAACAGGCGATCGATTTCATGCTCGAGAATTCGGGCATGACCCGCACCGAAGTGGTCGCCGAAGTCGAACGCTATATCGCCATCCCGAGCCAGGCCCTGGCCTACAAGGTGGGCGCGCTGAAGATCCAGGAACTGCGCGCCAAGGCCGAACGGGCGTTGGGCGACCGCTTCGACATCCGCGATTTCCATGCGCAAGTGCTCGATACCGGCGCGCTGCCGCTGCCGGTGCTCGAACGCAAGATCGACGCCTGGATCGCCGGCGGCGGGGGCTGA